The genomic segment AGGGTTTTTCCACCCGAAACCGGCAATCCTTTTGCGAACCAAAGACTATATCATAGTTCCCGTTTGACTGTTAACCGCGCTGCAGAGGAACTCGCTGATTGTCCGGTTAAATAACCTGGGTTTTTCTGCGTGTAACCAGTGGCCGGTACCCAGGATTACTTTGGCTTGGGCGTTCGGAAACAGCCCGGCAATGGCTTGCTGATGGGCGGCCTGGATGTAGTCTGACTCTCCTCCCTTGATAAACAGGGTTGGTCCGGGATATTGGCTATCCTGTGACGGCCAGTCCATGATGTTTTGATAGTTAGCCTCAAGAGCGGCGCGGTTGAACTTCCACTGGCCGTAGCCACTTTTCAGAGTTAGGGATTTTAATAAAAACTGCCGGGTAGCGGGGCAGTCGAGTTGGGTCGAGAGAAGCTGTTCGGCCTGCTGACGACTGGATACCCGGGCCTGTTCGACCTGTTTGAGTGCTTTAAAGACGGCGCTATGGCGATCTTCTGTGTAGGGAACCGGGGCCATGTCTGCCACCATCAGGCTTAGGATCCTCTCAGGTGCGATGAGGGCAAGCTGCATCGCAACCTTGCCTCCCATCGAGTGGCCAAGCAGGTGGCATTGATTGAGCTCTAGTGTTTCGAGAAGTTTGAGGATGTCCTGGGCCATCGACGGATAGTCGTGGGTATCACTATGGGGGGAGTCACCATGGTTTCTGAGATCGACCGAGATCACCTGCATATCGGGCTCAAGATGTTTTGCGATTACGTTGAGATTGCCTCGATCGCCAAATAGTCCATGGAGTAACAGGATCGGCTGGCCTTGTCCCAGGATCCGATAAGAAAGTTGCATCATGTTTGTATCTTGTTGGTAGATTGTGTTTATTTTGCCTTGGCATCGGCGCAATGCCAAGGTTGGCGCATCTTTGCGCTATCGGCAGCCAGGATCGGCGCTCAATGCAAGGAGCACTTTCAGAGCGCATTGAGGCTGTGTATAATCGGCGCTGTTTCATCTGTTATTGGATTGGTCAGACGCATTATGAAAACTATTGAGGTCGATGACGAACTGTATTTTTACATAGCCAGTCAGACCCGTCATATCGGAGAAAGTGCATCCGACATCTTGCGCCGTTTGCTGCAGGCTCAGGCTCCGGTGGCGGCAACCACTCATGCCGGATCGCTAGCTCCGCAGGGTGCAGAGTCGGGTGAGCAGGCTATGGCACACCTTCCCTCGACGGGGGAGTTGTTAGCGAGTATTGATACCCAGAGTGAAGAGACATCGATCGCACGCTTTATGCGGATCCTAAGTTGTCTCTACCAGGATCAACAGCAGGCGTTTATCCGCGCTGCGGATATCCGGGGCCGTAAACGTGTCTATTTTTCCAGGAGCCAGGAGGAACTGTTGGCGACCGGAAAAACCACTAAGCCACGACCGATCCCGCAAACCCCTTACTGGGTGATCACCAACACCAACACGAGCCGGAAACGAAATATACTGATTCAGCTGATGGAGAATATGGGATACAACAAATCTCTGATCCAGGCTGTTTGCGACAGAATTTAGAATATCTTATTTGCTGGAAAAGGAAGACTATGGCACAACATCCACGTGCTGGGCAGCGCGCCCAGGTAGAAGATCTGACCAACATCCCAAGACTGGTTGCCGCCTATTACTATAATCAGCCCGATGCATCACAGGCTGAGCAAAAGGTAGCCTTTGGAACCTCTGGCCATCGCGGCAACTCATTTGCGAAATCCTTTAACGAAGCTCATATCCAGGCGGTCTCACAGGCGGTTGCAGAGTATCGCGCCTCAGAAGGAATTGAGGGACCCCTGTATATCGGCATGGATACTCATGCCCTGTCAGAGGCGGCTTTCGTCACTGCGGTTGAGGTCTTTGCAGCCAATGGCGTGAAGGTGCGGATCCAAAAGGGTCATGGCTATACCCCAACCCCGGTGATCTCTCATGCGATTTTGACCCATAACCGTAACGGGGCTGCCGATAAGGCCGATGGCATTGTGATCACTCCTTCTCACAATCCACCTCAGGATGGCGGCTATAAATATAATCCACCACACGGTGGCCCGGCCGAGGGTGAGATCACCAAACTGGTCGAGAACCGTGCCAATGCGCTGCTGGCAGATGGACTCAGCGGTGTGAAGCGGCTGCCTTATGAGGAGGCGCTGGCTTCTGAGTGGGTTGAAGAGTATGACTATGTCACCCCTTATGTGAATGACCTGGAGCAGGTGATCGATTTTGATGCGATCCGTAAGGCCAACATCCATCTGGGTGTTGATCCTCTGGGTGGCTCGGGCATTGCTTACTGGGATGTGATCGGCAAGCGTTATGGTCTGAATCTGGATGTGGTGAACTACCAGGTGGATCCATCCTTCTCCTTCATGACCCTGGATAAGGATGGTAAAATTCGCATGGACTGCTCCAGTCCCTATGCGATGGCCTCACTCATCGAACTCAAAGATAAGTTTGATATCGCGATCGGTAATGACCCTGACTACGATCGTCACGGCATAGTGACCAAGCAGGGCCTGATGAATCCGAATCACTACCTGGCGGTGGCGATCCATTACCTGTTCACCCACCGTAAAGGCTGGTCTGCCGATGCGGCCGTGGGTAAGACCCTGGTCTCTTCTTCAATGATTGACCGGGTGGCGAAATCGATCGGCCGTGAGCTCAAAGAGGTACCGGTAGGCTTTAAGTGGTTTGTGGATGGCCTGCTGGATGGAAGCTTTGGCTTTGGCGGTGAAGAGAGCGCCGGTGCCTCATTCCTGCGCAAGGATGGTACTGTCTGGACCACCGACAAGGATGGGATCATCCTGGGGCTGTTGGCAGCCGAGATCCTGGCGGTGACCGGTAAGGATCCACAGCAGTATTATGAGGAGCTGCAGCAGCAGTTTGGTTCACCTGTCTATCGCCGTATCGATGCTCCTGCCAATACCGAGCAGAAGGCGGTTCTGGCGGCGCTGAGCCCACAAATGGTTGAGGCTAAGACCCTGGCCGGAGAGCCGATTGTCGAGAAGCTGACCAAGGCATCGGGTAATGGTGCTGCCATCGGTGGCCTGAAAGTAGTAACCGAAAATGGCTGGTTTGCGGCGCGCCCATCGGGGACTGAGTCCATCTATAAGATCTACATGGAGAGCTTCCTGGGTGAAGATCATCTGGAGCAGATCCAGGCTGAAGCCCAGCAGATTGTCTCGGATACCCTGGCCAAAGCCGGCGTGTAGCCTAAGCTTGACCAAGATGCAGGGCCGCTCACTGAGCGGCCTTTTTTATGGGGAGTGCTCAGAGCCGCTCTTTGTGTCTGAAGGTGCGCTCAGGTGAACAGCGCAGTCGATCTCCAGCCTTGGGTACTGGATAATCATCTGCCAGCGCTGGTACAGCTCGCGCAGCTTTCCGGAGCAATAGAGATGCTCGAATCGCCGGTCAAATATCGCCCTGAGAGCTTTGCCCCGGGCGGTGTTAGCAAACAACCAGTATAGGCGGTCATATTTGATGACCTGCTTGCGATACAGGGAGGGATCCGGGACAGGCTTTATTGCATCCAGGGTCTGCTGCATCTGAATCACATTATCCAGGTAGTAGTCGGCCCGATCCTTGGTCACCAGCATTGCGGCCTTGATGCGGGACTTGGTTGGTTGCCCTCTGAGATAGCGAACCAGATCTTTTTCCATGTGCTGGGTATAGCCCAGGATCCAGCGGCCGGATAGCCCCTTGAGGCTCTCAAGACCCTGCCAGTTGGGGAGGGTGCTCTTTTTGAACCAGATCACCTCAATGTTTTCGATGATGGGATGCCTTGAGTAGAGGTAGCCGGGAGCCTTGAGCTCAGCCCCTGTCATATCTGCCTGTCCGGACTGAACTAATCTCAGGGCCCGGTTCCAGGGGACGTAGCTGCGCTTGATCCGGATATTTTGTGGAGCATAGATGGCCTCCAGCATCTGGTTATACAGGCCGCTGCCATCTTTATCGGTATAGCCTTGCCATTCCGGGGTGGCCCAGAGCGCAGAGCCGATCGTACTGGTTGCGTTTAGCTGACCAGCATAGAGCAGAAGCGACATCACCAGCATTGTGCCAATAATTTTGCTCCCCGGGTGCTGCTGGCGGCTCCTGTTTAGGTTGACCTTCATCGGCAGGTTTCCTTGTGAAGCAAGGGATCAGTTGCTGACGACCACGATCCCGGATTCGGTGACTGTATAGCCATTGCTCCGGTCATCATCATGGTTGTAGCCGATGCAGTCCCCATCTTCGATAATCACTCCCTCGTTAATGATTGCCCGCCTGATTTTGGCGGCCCGGCCGATGACGACTCCTTCGGCAAGAATCGAGTCCTCCACCAGGCTATAGCTGTGGATCATGCAGCGGGGTCCGAGGATGGAGCGGCGCACCAGGCCACCACTGGTGATACAGCCTCCGCATACATAGGAGTCCAGATTCTGACCGCGGCGGTGATCGTCATCAAAAACGGTTTTGGCCGGCGGGTCATTACTAAATCCTGAATAGATGGGCCACTGGTAATTGTAGAGATTGAGGTGAGGGGAGATATCGATGAGATCCATGTTGGCATCATAGTAGGAGTCAATGGTGCCCACATCTTTCCAGTAACCCCGCTCCTCGGGGTGCATCCCGGGATCAGGTTGTCATTAAAGTTATAGGCAAAGATCCGATCACTCTGGCGTAGCATCATGGGGATCACATGCATACCAAAATCCAGATCCTTGTGGTGCTGCTTGCCCTCCTTGAGGATGGAGATCAATTTTTCACGGGAGAAAATATAGTTGCCCATGGATGCAAGGCAGGTGGCCCGGCCCGGAATGGTGGCGGGGTTTTGCGGCTTTTCGCTAAAGGCGGTGACTCTGGACATGTTATCGACGGACAGGATCCCGAAGCGGCTGGCTTCTTCGATACCCACTTCGAGCGCCGCGATGCTGATATCCGCCTGAGAGCGGGTGTGGGCATCGATCATCTGGCGGATATCCATCTTATAGATATGATCGCCCCCGAAAATGGCAACGTAATCGGCATCTGAGGTTTCGATAAACCTCAGATAGTGGTTTATCGCATCTGCGGTGCCCTGAAACCAGGCCTCACTCTCACTGCTGGTTTCGGGAGAGATGGCATCGAAAAATTCGTCCATGCCGGTTCTTCGCCCCCAGGAGTCGCGGATATGCTTATTCAGGGTATAGGAGTGATATTGGGTCAGGATATAGACATTCTTGATCCCCGAGTTAAAGAAGTTGCTAAGCACGAAATCGATGATCTTGTACTGACCGCCAAACGCTACGCAGGGCTTTGATTTATTGCGGGTCAGGGGAATAAGGCGTGAGCCTTTTCCACCGGCGAGAACCATGCCTATTGTTTTTTTTGGAACCGCGGGCTTGTTGGTCATAACGATACTCCGTGGCTATGTGACGAACGCTGAGGATCCCTGAGCCTTAGCACAGAAAACACCCACTGTCTGCTTAAAGCGTAATACCTCAGGCCCTGGTTAACCAACTGGATGATAGAGCTCAAGGGAGGGGGAGATAAAGGCCAAAGTAAAAAAGCCGCCCTGAGGCGGCTTTTGATTGAGTCGTTAGCCCGCTTTAAACTACATGGCAGGCTTCCAGGCTCCAGATGTAGTTCACATAGTCTTCAATGGAGCGATCCGAGTTAAACTTACCGACGCTGGTGGCGTTGATGATCGCCATCTTCGCCCAGCGCTTCGGATCCCGGTACGCCTTATCCAGAGCGGTCTGTGCCTTACAGTAGCTCTCAAAGTCCGCCAGAACCAGGTAGGGGTCGCCGCCATCGAGCAGGCTTTGCTTGATGGGGGAGAGCTCTCCCGGATGACCCGGAGTGAAGAAGTCACTATCCAGCCAGTCGATGACCGCCTTGAGCTCACTATTCGCGTAGTAGTAATCCTGAGGGTGGTAACCCTTGGCCTTCAGGGCCCGGACCTCATCCACCGTCAGGCCGAAGATGAAGATGTTGTCATCGCCCACCTCTTCGGCGATCTCAATGTTCGCTCCATCCAGGGTACCCACGGTGACCGCACCGTTGAGGGCCAGTTTCATGTTACCGGTTCCGGATGCCTCCTTACCTGCGGTCGAGATCTGCTCTGAGACATCGGCGGCCGGGATCATCTTCTCAGCCAGGGTGACGCGGTAGTTGGGCAGGAACACAACTTTCAGCTTATCTTTGATCCGCTTGTCGTTGTTAACCCGCTCGGCAACCCGATTGATGGCATAGATGATGTTCTTGGCCAGGGAGTAGCTTGGAGCCGCCTTAGCACCAAACAGGAACACCCTTGGATGCATCTCATAATCGGGATCCGCCAGCAGGCGACGATACAGCGCCATGATATGCAACAGGTTGAGGTGCTGTCGCTTGTACTCATGGAGTCGCTTGATCTGGATATCGAAGATCGCATCCGGGCTCACGGTGACGCCTGTCTCCTCGAGGATCACCTTTGCCAGACGCTCTTTGTTGCTGCGCTTGATGTCCATAAAGCGTTTTTGCAGGTCCGCATCACCAGCTTTGGGAGCTATCTCCTTGAGCTTATCCAGGTTGACCGGCCAGTCATCACCCACCTCCTGGGTAAAGAGCTCGGCCAGAGCCGGGTTACAGGAGAGCAGCCAGCGTCGAGGGGTGATTCCGTTGGTTACATTACACAGCTTATCCGGATACAGGGCATCAAACTCGGGGAACAGCTCCGCCTTGACCAGCTTGGAGTGGATCTCGGCAACCCCGTTGACCTTGGCGGAAGAAACCACGCACAGGTGTGCCATCCGCACCATCCGCTCGTCACCCTCTTCGATGATGGAGAGGCGGCGCTTCATCTCATTACAGTGTGGCCACTTTTTCTCGACTTCGTTATCCAGGAAGTACTGGTTGATCTCGTGAATAATCTCCAGGTGGCGTGGCAGCAGACGCTCAAACATATACTCAGGCCACTTCTCCAGAGCCTCAGGGAGCAGAGTATGGTTGGTATAGCAGAACACCTGACGACACAGGGTGAAGGCATCATTCCAGGGCAGGCGCTCCTTATCGACCAGAAGGCGCATCAGCTCGGGCACGGCAACGGCCGGGTGAGTATCGTTCAGCTGGATCACGATCTGCTGGGCAAATTCGCTGAAGTCATCATGGGTGCGCTTATAGCGGCGCATGATGTCGCGAATTGAGCAGGAGCAGAAGAAGTACTGCTGAACCAGGCGTAGCATCTTACCTGCTTCGGTTTCATCGTTAGGGTAGAGTACCTTGGAGATGGTTTCCGCTTCGGTCTCTTCCTGCTGGGCATCCACATAACCACCGGCATTAAAGACGTCCCAGTCAAAATAACCAGAGGAGCGGGACTCCCAAAGACGCAGGATACTCACGGTATTACCGCCGTAGCCGACCACAGGGATATCCCAGGGGACGCCCTTGATCATCTTACCGGCGTGCCAGATCTTACGAATTGAGCCATCTTCGTCGTAGACGGTTTCGACATAACCTTCTAGCGGGATCTCCTGAACCGATTCGGGTCGGCAGATTTTCAGTGGGTTACCGTATTCACACCAGTCATCGGGACGCTCAATCTGATGGCAGTCATGGATCTCCTGGCGGAACAGACCATGCTCATAGTGAATACCGTAGCCGACGGCCGGGTAGTTAAGGGTGGCAAGAGAGTCGAGGAAGCAGGCGGCCAGGCGGCCCAGGCCTCCGTTACCCAGCGCCATATCCGGCTCCTGTTCACAGAGATCGCGTAGATCAAAGCCCAGCTCAGAAATCGCTTCTTCACAGGTCTCGAACAAAAACAGGTTGTGCAGGTTATTTTCCAAAAGACGACCCATCAAAAATTCCATCGACAGATAGTGGATGGCCCGGGTGTCCTCTTTATAGTGGGTCTCCTGGGTATTGGTCAGTCTTTCGAAGACGAGCTCATTAATAGCGATACAGGTTGCACGCCACCAGGCATTCTTATCAGCCTTGTTGATGCTGGTGCCTAGTGAGGAGTGGAGGTGGCGAACAATGGAGGCTTTGAGTTCATCTTTTGTCAGTGAGTAGAGGGGATCTTGGTGACGTTGTGTTTCTTCATAACGCATGTCCTTGTCGTTAAGGTTTGAACCCGGATAGTGTAAAGGTTCGCGATCAACTACCTGTACCTTAGTTGATTATATGCACTCAGGATAAAAGATTCATTTAACTCTAAACAACTATTTTGTGATCAAGTTTTGTGATCCAGCCCATTGTATTCGTTTGGCAACTCAATGAGTTGTGGAAAATAGCGAGGCTAGTTCCATATAATACAGCTCGCCCGGGCCGGGAGAGCCCGGGGGCCCGGGATGAAATCCGGGGTTGTGCAGAACAATGGAGAGCCGATAGCCAGTGATAGCCAAGAATGATTTTTTAGAATTTACTCTTGAAAATCAATGTTTTACAGATTTTGTTGAGTTTATCATTGAACCCTCAACCCGGGTTCAGATCTGGGATAGCGGGGTGCTCCTGTTTGAGCCCCTGACCGATCGGCCGACCAAGGATATTGTTCTCTCCAGCGGGGTACATGGTAATGAAACCGCCCCCATTGAGATCTGCTCCGATCTCATCACCCAACTTTTAAATAAAACCCTGACCGTTCGTCACAGAGTGCTGTTTATCTTTGGTAATCCGGGGGCGATGGCTCTTGGACAGCGCCAGGTTGAGGAAAACTTGAATCGCTTGTTTAGCGGCCGGCACAGCCAGGATGATGGGGTGATCAATGGTGAGCGACGGCGTGCTCGCAAGCTTGAGCAGTACGTGTCGCAGTTTTTTGAGCAAAATCCGCAGACTCTGGGGCGCTACCATTACGATCTGCATACCGCGATCCGTGACTCAAAGCAGGAGAAGTTTGCTGTCTATCCCTATCTGCAAGGGGCAGGAAGCATGATCATCGCCAGCTGATGTTTCTGGCTGGCTGTGGGGTCAGAACCATCTTACTCTCCCATGAGCCCACCACCACCTTTAGCTATTTCAGCTCCCAAACCCATGGGGCTCATGCCTTTACGGTGGAGCTTGGGAAAGCCAGGCCTTTTGGCCAAAACGATATGAGCCGTTTCACTGAGGCTAGCTCCATGCTGGAGCAGCTTGTTTGTGAGGCGGAGCCTGGCATCGAGAGCTGGCAGCCTGAGCAGCTTCTGATCTACCAGGTCAATCGCACTCTTATTAAGCACAGCGATGAGTTCTATTTCACTTTTTCGGATGCGGTGGCTAACTTTACCGAGTTTCCCAGGGGGCACCTTCTGGCGGTTGATGGCTCGCTGGAGCACAGGGTGGAGCTGGATTTTGAAGCGATTGTCTTTCCTAATGCCAGGGTGGCGAAAGGGGAGCGGACCTGCCTTTTGGTGAGCTTGACTCAAGTGTGATCCGGCGCAGCCGTTATGAGGGATCTGATCAGCTTGAGTTCAGCTATCTCTGTTATTTTAGAATTTGGTAGCATTCGGGGGATGCTAAATAAATGGGTGAATATTTTTAATTGTGAATGTAAAATTATTTTTTGTTCGGCAGTGGGAACTTTTGTTTGAACCCCATGCCTTACTAAGGAAAGCTTGAAACAGAGGGTTGGTTATGAAGATTTTTCAAAGCTATCGTCCTCTTCAGATAGCAAAGTATGTGAAGGGATTCTTTAAGGGGCGTATCTATATCCATGGAAGAGGAAGCTATGAATTTTGTCTGGGGCATCTGGTGATGGCTCCTGGCTCTGGTATCCTGCATAAGCGAACGGTCAGTGAGGTCAACGGATTGATTGATCAACTGTAATTCGCCATCGTTCATTTCATGTATATTTCCCTAACACCCTCACTCGAGGGTGTTTTTGATCCCGCCAGCTTCACTCTGAAACTCTCAATGACCTTGTCTTCTGGGCTCTGTTGAAGTTTCAGATTTGGCTCTGCAGTTGGCAATTTTTTCATCCAGCAAGGCAGAAGATGTGTGGTGTAGTTGCTCTACATGAGCACCTGATAACGCTGCTGGGAGGAAAAATAGCCACTGCCCTTCGGATTGCGCCAGAAAAAGCCCTGTTCATTGTTGCTCATCACTCATTTAGAACAACTAAACCTCATGATTCGCGCCGCGAACAGAACATTTTCAGGGGCAACAGGTTCAAAATTGGAAACGTCAACAGAGCCTAATTAGTTGGCGTGTGGTTGAATACTCATCCGGATCGGCAAGCTGGTTAATTAATTGTTAATAAAGTGTTTTTATTCTGCTAGTGTTAGTTCTTTTCCTCGGCGCATGGAGTGTGCATGAAGTTAAGAAGAAGCATTAGTAACAAGGGACTATTGATGACCTCACTTGGGGCTATGATAGGTTCGGGATGGCTGTTCGGCGCTATGTATGCTGCACAGCTGGCGGGTCCCGCAGCGATCATCTCCTGGGTCATTGGTGGTATCCTTCTCATCATTATCGGCCTTAACTATGCGGAGTTGGCCACCGCGCTTCCTTTGACCGGTGGGATCGTACGCTTCACCCACATTACTCACGGCAGTGTTGTCAGTTTTATCGCAACCTGGCTGGCCTGGCTCTCCTGTGTGGCAACTGCTCCGACCGAAGCTCAGGCCATGCTACAGTATGCCAGCCATTATCTGCCCTGGACCCTCTATTATCACCAGGGAACCAGCCCGCTTCTGACCCATACGGGGTGGGCTTTGGCCGTGCTGCTGGTATTTCTATTCTCGATCATCAATATCTACGCAATTCGTCTGGTGACCCGGTTCAACTCTTTGATCACTTACTGGAAGCTGCTTATTCCACTGCTGGTGTTGGTGGTGATTTTTTTCAGTGACTTTCATCCACAAAACTTCTCTCAATATCATGGGTTTGCTCCCCATGGCCTGCATGGTGTGTTGTGGGCGATCCCTGCCGCCGGGATCATCTTTTCATTTCTCGGATTTCGCGAATGCATCTCATTGGCCGGGGAGACCAAGAATCCTGCCCGGGCTATTCCACTGGCATTGATCGGCTCGGTGACCATCTGCACCCTGCTTTATGTGGCGTTGCAGATCGTCTTCGTCGGGGCGCTTGGACGTCAGGACCTGAGTCATGGCTGGAATGCCCTGAGTCTGGGCATGCAGACCGGTCCCCTGGCGAGCATCGCATTGGCATTGGGGATCACCTGGATGGTGAAGCTAATCTATATTGATGCCATCATCTCACCGGCCGGGACCGGGGTGATCTATACCACCACCACGGCGCGTCTCAACTATGGCGTGAGTGCAAATCGTTATATGCCACAGCTGATGATGAGGCTGAATCGTCAGGGGCTCCCATTTACGCGATTTTAGTCAATTTTGTGATCGGGGTATTTTTGTTAACTCCGCTGCCGACCTGGCAGGCATTGGTTGCGTTTCAATCATCCGCCATTGTGCTTTCTTATGGATTGGGACCCATCTGCTTGCTGGCGCTGCGTAAACAGGCGCCGGAGCTGCATCGTCCCTTTATTTTGCCCGGTAGTCGTCTGTTTAGCGCTCTGACTTTCTGTGTCTGTACCCTGATCGCTTACTGGACCGGCTGGGGGACGATTCATCAGATCGTCTTTGCGATCCTGGCTGGGCTGGTACTGATGTTGATGTACAGGGGGCTGACTCAGCGAGGGAAGAGCTATGCGCTCGAGTTCACAGCGGCCCTATGGTTGATCCCCTATATTCTGGGTCTGAGCCTTATCTCCTATTTGGGAAGCTTTGGCGGTGGCCTGAACCTACTTCCCTTTGGCTGGGACTTTGTGGTGATTGTGTTGTTTAGCCTGGGGATCTTCTGGTTGGCTTGCCGTGCAGCCTTGCCAAAAGAGAAGGCGCGACAGGCAATTTACGAGGATCCTGAATACCAGCTTCATGCCGAGAGCCTGGCCAGTACCCATTAGAAAGGCCTGATGCCAGAGGTGACCTCCCCGGGTGCCTCTGGGCTCTGTTGACGTTCATGACCTGGTACTGCAGTTGGCAATTTTTTCTACCCGCAAGGTAGAAGTTGTGTGGCGTAGTTATTCTATGTGAGTAGCTGATAACGCTGCTGGCTGGAAAAACGGCCCCTTTCCTGAGGGCTGAAAAAGCCCTGTGCATTGTTGCTCATCACTCATTCAGGGTAACAAAATTTCAAGATGAGTGTCGCGAACAGACCACTTTCAGGGGCAACAGGCTCAGAGCTGGAAACGTCAGCCGAGCCTGGTTCTCACAGCTCTTTTGAAAAAGTAGTTTGTAAAACCTGAGTCGACTTGTCAGAGTTACTTGTGAGTATTCTTGAGGAGCAGATTACTGGGCCTGGTATCTTGCATTCGGGCTCATGAGTTCAGAAGGGAGGCTGTCGTGGCGGATTCGAATAAAAAGAGTAGAGCGATGGAGATCTATGAGTCTCTGGGCCCTAATGAGCATGCAATCATAGATAAAGTGAAGATCAAGTTTCTTCGAGATCTCGTGATCTATTTAGTGGCGATTAAGCTGCAACTGCAGTTTAAGGGTGGTTACAGTATCTGATGCCTCTGCCACTGATTCTTGTCCTCTTACTGCTGGGAGGGATCATTTATCTGGTTGGTGCAGCGAAAACCGCAGCCGTCATCTGTGCTGTTCCCGCTCTTTTATTGCTTATCCTTCTGTTCGATATCATCTCCTGCAAGTTTGG from the Dongshaea marina genome contains:
- a CDS encoding alpha/beta fold hydrolase, with translation MQLSYRILGQGQPILLLHGLFGDRGNLNVIAKHLEPDMQVISVDLRNHGDSPHSDTHDYPSMAQDILKLLETLELNQCHLLGHSMGGKVAMQLALIAPERILSLMVADMAPVPYTEDRHSAVFKALKQVEQARVSSRQQAEQLLSTQLDCPATRQFLLKSLTLKSGYGQWKFNRAALEANYQNIMDWPSQDSQYPGPTLFIKGGESDYIQAAHQQAIAGLFPNAQAKVILGTGHWLHAEKPRLFNRTISEFLCSAVNSQTGTMI
- the seqA gene encoding replication initiation negative regulator SeqA; this translates as MKTIEVDDELYFYIASQTRHIGESASDILRRLLQAQAPVAATTHAGSLAPQGAESGEQAMAHLPSTGELLASIDTQSEETSIARFMRILSCLYQDQQQAFIRAADIRGRKRVYFSRSQEELLATGKTTKPRPIPQTPYWVITNTNTSRKRNILIQLMENMGYNKSLIQAVCDRI
- the pgm gene encoding phosphoglucomutase (alpha-D-glucose-1,6-bisphosphate-dependent); translated protein: MAQHPRAGQRAQVEDLTNIPRLVAAYYYNQPDASQAEQKVAFGTSGHRGNSFAKSFNEAHIQAVSQAVAEYRASEGIEGPLYIGMDTHALSEAAFVTAVEVFAANGVKVRIQKGHGYTPTPVISHAILTHNRNGAADKADGIVITPSHNPPQDGGYKYNPPHGGPAEGEITKLVENRANALLADGLSGVKRLPYEEALASEWVEEYDYVTPYVNDLEQVIDFDAIRKANIHLGVDPLGGSGIAYWDVIGKRYGLNLDVVNYQVDPSFSFMTLDKDGKIRMDCSSPYAMASLIELKDKFDIAIGNDPDYDRHGIVTKQGLMNPNHYLAVAIHYLFTHRKGWSADAAVGKTLVSSSMIDRVAKSIGRELKEVPVGFKWFVDGLLDGSFGFGGEESAGASFLRKDGTVWTTDKDGIILGLLAAEILAVTGKDPQQYYEELQQQFGSPVYRRIDAPANTEQKAVLAALSPQMVEAKTLAGEPIVEKLTKASGNGAAIGGLKVVTENGWFAARPSGTESIYKIYMESFLGEDHLEQIQAEAQQIVSDTLAKAGV
- a CDS encoding substrate-binding periplasmic protein, producing the protein MKVNLNRSRQQHPGSKIIGTMLVMSLLLYAGQLNATSTIGSALWATPEWQGYTDKDGSGLYNQMLEAIYAPQNIRIKRSYVPWNRALRLVQSGQADMTGAELKAPGYLYSRHPIIENIEVIWFKKSTLPNWQGLESLKGLSGRWILGYTQHMEKDLVRYLRGQPTKSRIKAAMLVTKDRADYYLDNVIQMQQTLDAIKPVPDPSLYRKQVIKYDRLYWLFANTARGKALRAIFDRRFEHLYCSGKLRELYQRWQMIIQYPRLEIDCAVHLSAPSDTKSGSEHSP
- a CDS encoding GlgC family sugar phosphate nucleotidyltransferase gives rise to the protein MDSYVCGGCITSGGLVRRSILGPRCMIHSYSLVEDSILAEGVVIGRAAKIRRAIINEGVIIEDGDCIGYNHDDDRSNGYTVTESGIVVVSN
- a CDS encoding sugar phosphate nucleotidyltransferase, which gives rise to MTNKPAVPKKTIGMVLAGGKGSRLIPLTRNKSKPCVAFGGQYKIIDFVLSNFFNSGIKNVYILTQYHSYTLNKHIRDSWGRRTGMDEFFDAISPETSSESEAWFQGTADAINHYLRFIETSDADYVAIFGGDHIYKMDIRQMIDAHTRSQADISIAALEVGIEEASRFGILSVDNMSRVTAFSEKPQNPATIPGRATCLASMGNYIFSREKLISILKEGKQHHKDLDFGMHVIPMMLRQSDRIFAYNFNDNLIPGCTPRSGVTGKMWAPLTPTMMPTWISSISPLTSISTITSGPSIQDLVMTRRPKPFLMTITAAVRIWTPMYAEAVSPVVAWCAAPSSDPAA
- a CDS encoding glycogen/starch/alpha-glucan phosphorylase; the encoded protein is MRYEETQRHQDPLYSLTKDELKASIVRHLHSSLGTSINKADKNAWWRATCIAINELVFERLTNTQETHYKEDTRAIHYLSMEFLMGRLLENNLHNLFLFETCEEAISELGFDLRDLCEQEPDMALGNGGLGRLAACFLDSLATLNYPAVGYGIHYEHGLFRQEIHDCHQIERPDDWCEYGNPLKICRPESVQEIPLEGYVETVYDEDGSIRKIWHAGKMIKGVPWDIPVVGYGGNTVSILRLWESRSSGYFDWDVFNAGGYVDAQQEETEAETISKVLYPNDETEAGKMLRLVQQYFFCSCSIRDIMRRYKRTHDDFSEFAQQIVIQLNDTHPAVAVPELMRLLVDKERLPWNDAFTLCRQVFCYTNHTLLPEALEKWPEYMFERLLPRHLEIIHEINQYFLDNEVEKKWPHCNEMKRRLSIIEEGDERMVRMAHLCVVSSAKVNGVAEIHSKLVKAELFPEFDALYPDKLCNVTNGITPRRWLLSCNPALAELFTQEVGDDWPVNLDKLKEIAPKAGDADLQKRFMDIKRSNKERLAKVILEETGVTVSPDAIFDIQIKRLHEYKRQHLNLLHIMALYRRLLADPDYEMHPRVFLFGAKAAPSYSLAKNIIYAINRVAERVNNDKRIKDKLKVVFLPNYRVTLAEKMIPAADVSEQISTAGKEASGTGNMKLALNGAVTVGTLDGANIEIAEEVGDDNIFIFGLTVDEVRALKAKGYHPQDYYYANSELKAVIDWLDSDFFTPGHPGELSPIKQSLLDGGDPYLVLADFESYCKAQTALDKAYRDPKRWAKMAIINATSVGKFNSDRSIEDYVNYIWSLEACHVV
- a CDS encoding DUF1107 family protein, which codes for MKIFQSYRPLQIAKYVKGFFKGRIYIHGRGSYEFCLGHLVMAPGSGILHKRTVSEVNGLIDQL